In the genome of Kitasatospora cathayae, one region contains:
- the recF gene encoding DNA replication/repair protein RecF (All proteins in this family for which functions are known are DNA-binding proteins that assist the filamentation of RecA onto DNA for the initiation of recombination or recombinational repair.), giving the protein MHVAHLSLADFRSYARAEVPLDPGVTAFVGPNGQGKTNLVEAIGYVATLGSHRVATDAPLIRLGAERAVIRTSVVDRGRSTLVELELTPGKANRARINRSDNVRPRDVLGLLRTVLFAPEDLSLVKGDPGERRRFLDELLTARAPRLAGVRQDYERVLKQRNALLKTAAMARRAGGGKGADLSTLEVWDGHLARAGAELTAFRIQLVAALQPLVTAAYGQLAPGGGETALEYRSSFEGELPTSREQAEEQLLQALQAVRKQEVERGLTLVGPHRDELVLKLGPLPAKGYASHGESWSYALALRLASYELLRADGGEPVLILDDVFAELDAARRDRLAELVAGGEQVLVTAAVAEDVPKALAGARFAVADGAVRRIDA; this is encoded by the coding sequence ATGCACGTCGCGCACCTGTCGCTCGCCGACTTCCGGTCGTACGCCCGGGCCGAGGTTCCCCTCGACCCGGGCGTGACGGCCTTCGTCGGGCCCAACGGCCAGGGCAAGACCAACCTGGTCGAGGCGATCGGCTACGTCGCCACGCTGGGCAGCCACCGGGTCGCCACCGACGCCCCGCTGATCCGGCTGGGCGCCGAACGGGCGGTGATCCGCACCTCGGTCGTGGACCGCGGCCGTTCCACCCTGGTCGAACTGGAGCTCACCCCGGGCAAGGCCAACCGGGCCCGGATCAACCGCTCCGACAACGTCCGACCGCGCGACGTGCTGGGCCTGCTGCGGACCGTGCTGTTCGCCCCCGAGGACCTCAGCCTGGTCAAGGGCGATCCGGGCGAGCGCCGGCGCTTCCTGGACGAGCTGCTGACCGCCCGCGCGCCCCGGCTGGCCGGGGTCCGGCAGGACTACGAGCGGGTGCTCAAGCAGCGCAACGCCCTGCTGAAGACCGCCGCGATGGCCCGTCGGGCCGGCGGCGGCAAAGGTGCCGACCTGTCCACCCTGGAGGTCTGGGACGGCCATCTGGCCCGCGCCGGAGCCGAGTTGACGGCCTTCCGGATCCAGCTGGTGGCCGCCCTGCAGCCGCTGGTGACGGCCGCGTACGGCCAACTGGCGCCGGGCGGCGGCGAGACCGCGCTGGAGTACCGCAGCTCCTTCGAGGGCGAGCTGCCGACCAGCCGTGAACAGGCCGAGGAGCAACTGCTGCAGGCGCTGCAGGCGGTCCGCAAGCAGGAGGTCGAGCGCGGGCTCACCCTGGTCGGGCCGCACCGCGACGAGCTGGTGCTCAAGCTCGGCCCGCTGCCCGCCAAGGGCTACGCCAGCCACGGCGAGTCCTGGTCGTACGCGCTCGCGCTGCGGCTGGCCTCGTACGAGCTGCTGCGCGCCGACGGCGGCGAGCCGGTGCTGATCCTGGACGACGTGTTCGCCGAGCTGGACGCCGCCCGCCGGGACCGGCTGGCCGAGCTGGTGGCCGGTGGCGAGCAGGTGCTGGTGACCGCCGCGGTGGCCGAGGACGTGCCGAAGGCGCTGGCCGGTGCCCGGTTCGCGGTCGCCGACGGCGCCGTGCGCCGGATCGACGCCTGA
- the gnd gene encoding phosphogluconate dehydrogenase (NAD(+)-dependent, decarboxylating) has product MELGLIGLGKMGGNMRERIRRAGHTVVGYDRNPEISDVESLQELVNKLQGPRVVWVMVPAGAATQATVDELAELLSPGDVVVDGGNSRWTDDIKHAEALAAKGIGFVDCGVSGGVWGLENGYALMYGGDAEHVACVQPVFDALKPEGDFGSVHAGAVGAGHFAKMVHNGIEYAMMQAFAEGWELLEAAPEVTDVREVFRSWQEGTVIRSWLLDLAVRALDEDEHLDKLRGWAADSGEGRWTVEAAIDHAVPLPAITASLFARFASRQDDSPQMKMIAALRNQFGGHAVESK; this is encoded by the coding sequence ATGGAGCTCGGCCTCATCGGTCTCGGCAAGATGGGCGGCAACATGCGCGAGCGGATCCGCCGCGCCGGCCACACCGTCGTCGGCTACGACCGCAACCCGGAGATCTCCGACGTCGAGAGCCTGCAGGAGCTCGTCAACAAGCTCCAGGGCCCCCGCGTGGTCTGGGTGATGGTCCCGGCCGGCGCCGCGACCCAGGCGACCGTCGACGAGCTCGCCGAGCTGCTCTCCCCCGGCGACGTCGTCGTCGACGGCGGCAACTCCCGCTGGACCGACGACATCAAGCACGCCGAGGCGCTGGCCGCCAAGGGCATCGGCTTCGTCGACTGCGGCGTCTCCGGCGGCGTCTGGGGCCTGGAGAACGGCTACGCGCTGATGTACGGCGGCGACGCCGAGCACGTCGCGTGCGTTCAGCCGGTCTTCGACGCGCTCAAGCCGGAGGGCGACTTCGGCTCGGTGCACGCGGGCGCGGTGGGCGCCGGCCACTTCGCCAAGATGGTCCACAACGGCATCGAGTACGCGATGATGCAGGCCTTCGCCGAGGGCTGGGAGCTGCTCGAGGCCGCCCCCGAGGTCACCGACGTGCGCGAGGTCTTCCGCAGCTGGCAGGAGGGCACCGTGATCCGCTCCTGGCTGCTGGACCTGGCCGTCCGCGCCCTGGACGAGGACGAGCACCTGGACAAGCTGCGCGGCTGGGCCGCCGACTCCGGCGAGGGCCGCTGGACCGTCGAGGCCGCGATCGACCACGCCGTGCCGCTGCCCGCGATCACCGCCTCGCTGTTCGCCCGCTTCGCCTCCCGCCAGGACGACTCGCCGCAGATGAAGATGATCGCCGCGCTGCGCAACCAGTTCGGCGGCCACGCGGTCGAGTCCAAGTAA
- the dnaN gene encoding DNA polymerase III subunit beta, which produces MKFRVERDVLAEAVAWAARSLPARPPVPVLAGLLLTAQEGSLALSGFDYEVSARVELEADVEEAGTVLVSGRLLNDISRNLPNRPVEISTDGQRVSVVCGSSRFTLPTLPVDEYPALPQMPTATGTVSGDVFAAAVSQAAVAAGRDDTLPVLTGVRVEIEGDRITLAATDRYRFAVRDLLWKPEQSDISAVALVPAKTLQDIAKSLGSGDTVSIALSSGGAGEGLIGFEGAGRRTTTRLLEGEFPKFRSLFPTEFSAVAAIQTQPFLEALKRVSLVAERNTPVRLNFEQGVLTLEAGSGDDAQATERIEADLEGDDISIAFNPGYLEEGLKAIDSPFAQLSFTTPTKPALLSGKVSVDAEEDKAYQYLIMPVRLSG; this is translated from the coding sequence GTGAAGTTCCGGGTGGAGCGTGACGTCCTCGCGGAGGCGGTGGCCTGGGCTGCCCGCAGCCTCCCGGCACGGCCGCCGGTGCCGGTGCTGGCCGGCCTGCTGCTGACCGCGCAGGAGGGCAGCCTGGCGCTGTCCGGCTTCGACTACGAGGTCTCGGCCCGGGTCGAGCTGGAGGCGGACGTCGAGGAGGCCGGCACCGTCCTGGTCTCCGGTCGCCTGCTCAACGACATCTCGCGCAACCTCCCCAACCGGCCGGTGGAGATCTCCACCGACGGCCAGCGGGTCAGCGTGGTCTGCGGCAGCTCCCGCTTCACCCTGCCCACCCTGCCGGTGGACGAGTACCCGGCCCTGCCGCAGATGCCGACCGCCACCGGCACCGTCTCCGGTGACGTCTTCGCCGCCGCGGTCAGCCAGGCCGCGGTCGCCGCCGGCCGGGACGACACCCTGCCGGTGCTGACCGGTGTCCGGGTCGAGATCGAGGGCGACCGGATCACCCTGGCCGCCACCGACCGCTACCGCTTCGCCGTCCGCGACCTGCTGTGGAAGCCCGAGCAGTCGGACATCTCCGCGGTCGCCCTGGTGCCCGCCAAGACCCTGCAGGACATCGCCAAGTCCCTGGGCAGCGGCGACACCGTCTCCATCGCGCTCTCCTCGGGCGGCGCGGGCGAGGGCCTGATCGGTTTCGAGGGCGCCGGCCGCCGCACCACCACCCGGCTGCTGGAGGGCGAGTTCCCCAAGTTCCGCAGCCTCTTCCCGACCGAGTTCAGCGCGGTCGCCGCGATCCAGACCCAGCCCTTCCTGGAGGCGCTCAAGCGCGTCTCGCTGGTCGCCGAGCGCAACACCCCGGTCCGGCTCAACTTCGAGCAGGGCGTGCTGACCCTGGAGGCCGGTTCGGGCGACGACGCCCAGGCCACCGAGCGGATCGAGGCCGACCTCGAGGGCGACGACATCTCGATCGCCTTCAACCCGGGCTACCTGGAGGAGGGCCTCAAGGCCATCGACTCCCCGTTCGCCCAGCTGAGCTTCACCACCCCGACCAAGCCGGCCCTGCTGAGCGGCAAGGTCTCGGTGGACGCCGAGGAGGACAAGGCCTACCAGTACCTGATCATGCCGGTCCGCCTGTCGGGCTGA
- the dnaA gene encoding chromosomal replication initiator protein DnaA produces the protein MADVNSDLVPVWARVVERLVSDPDVGEMDKQWVQRTQPMWMMHDTALLATPNERAKQVLEGRLLPQLTDALSRELNRPVRIAVMVDANAVPTTPAPAAQAPAEPYPGPAEEDSGYGGQGYQQQPYEQDYERPRYDTGGYEHRPAPYGGQSAQSWPGYQEPPAPYEPEEPAPRPAPRPLPSPPSTTQGDLFGGAYGPGPGEQPRAGAGRRGHGARPAGGRPAEKAAPERSADRPAVPGVPAPPGAPPAGGSRKDEPAARLNPKYLFDTFVIGASNRFAHAAAVAVAEAPAKAYNPLFIYGESGLGKTHLLHAIGHYSRSLFPGTRVRYVSSEEFTNEFINSIRDGKADTFRRRYRDMDILLVDDVQFLASKESTQEEFFHTFNTLHNANKQIVLSSDRPPKLLTTLEDRLRNRFEWGLITDVTPPELETRIAILRKKAIQEQLNAPADVLEFIASRITRNIRELEGALIRVTAFANLNRAPVDLELAGIVLKDLIPGGDEDAGPEITAQVIMQQTAAYFGLGVDDLCGSSRSRVLVTARQIAMYLCRELTDLSLPKIGAQFGGRDHTTVMHADRKIRSLMAERRSIYNQVTELTNRIKS, from the coding sequence GTGGCTGATGTCAACAGCGACCTCGTCCCGGTCTGGGCGAGGGTCGTCGAGCGGCTGGTCAGCGACCCCGACGTCGGGGAGATGGACAAACAGTGGGTGCAGCGCACCCAGCCGATGTGGATGATGCACGACACCGCCCTGCTGGCGACCCCGAACGAGCGGGCCAAGCAGGTGCTGGAGGGTCGGCTGCTGCCCCAGCTGACCGACGCGCTCAGCCGCGAGCTCAACCGGCCGGTCCGGATCGCCGTGATGGTCGACGCCAACGCCGTGCCGACCACTCCCGCGCCCGCCGCCCAGGCCCCCGCCGAGCCCTACCCGGGCCCGGCCGAGGAGGACTCCGGCTACGGCGGCCAGGGCTACCAGCAGCAGCCGTACGAGCAGGACTACGAGCGCCCCCGCTACGACACCGGCGGCTACGAGCACCGCCCCGCGCCCTACGGCGGCCAGTCGGCCCAGTCCTGGCCCGGCTACCAGGAGCCGCCGGCGCCGTACGAGCCCGAGGAGCCCGCGCCCCGCCCGGCGCCGCGGCCGCTGCCCAGCCCGCCCTCCACCACCCAGGGCGACCTGTTCGGCGGCGCGTACGGCCCCGGCCCCGGCGAGCAGCCGCGCGCCGGCGCCGGCCGCCGCGGTCACGGCGCCCGGCCGGCCGGTGGCCGCCCGGCCGAGAAGGCCGCCCCGGAGCGGTCCGCCGACCGCCCCGCCGTCCCCGGAGTGCCCGCCCCGCCCGGCGCTCCGCCGGCCGGCGGCTCGCGCAAGGACGAACCGGCCGCCCGGCTGAACCCCAAGTACCTGTTCGACACCTTCGTCATCGGCGCCAGCAACCGCTTCGCCCACGCGGCGGCGGTGGCGGTCGCCGAGGCCCCGGCCAAGGCGTACAACCCGCTCTTCATCTACGGCGAGTCCGGGCTGGGCAAGACCCACCTGCTGCACGCCATCGGGCACTACTCGCGCAGCCTCTTCCCGGGCACCCGGGTGCGCTACGTGTCCTCGGAGGAGTTCACCAACGAGTTCATCAACTCGATCCGGGACGGCAAGGCGGACACCTTCCGCCGCCGCTACCGGGACATGGACATCCTGCTCGTGGACGACGTCCAGTTCCTGGCGAGCAAGGAGTCCACCCAGGAGGAGTTCTTCCACACCTTCAACACCCTCCACAACGCGAACAAGCAGATCGTGCTGTCCTCGGACCGGCCGCCCAAGCTGCTGACCACGCTGGAGGACCGGCTGCGCAACCGCTTCGAGTGGGGCCTGATCACCGACGTCACCCCGCCGGAGCTGGAGACCCGGATCGCGATCCTGCGCAAGAAGGCCATCCAGGAGCAACTGAACGCCCCGGCCGACGTGTTGGAGTTCATCGCGTCCCGGATCACCCGCAACATCCGGGAGTTGGAAGGCGCCCTGATCCGGGTCACCGCCTTCGCCAACCTCAACCGGGCGCCGGTGGACCTGGAGTTGGCCGGGATCGTCCTCAAGGACCTGATCCCCGGCGGGGACGAGGACGCCGGACCGGAGATCACCGCGCAGGTCATCATGCAGCAGACCGCCGCGTACTTCGGCCTGGGCGTGGACGACCTCTGCGGCTCCTCGCGCAGCCGGGTGCTGGTGACGGCCCGGCAGATCGCCATGTACCTGTGCCGGGAGCTCACCGACCTGTCACTGCCGAAGATCGGCGCCCAGTTCGGCGGCCGCGACCACACCACGGTGATGCACGCGGACCGCAAGATCCGCTCGCTGATGGCCGAGCGGCGCTCCATCTACAACCAGGTCACCGAACTCACCAACCGCATCAAGAGCTAG
- the rpmH gene encoding 50S ribosomal protein L34: protein MSKRTFQPNNRRRAKTHGFRLRMRTRAGRAILAARRGKGRASLSA, encoded by the coding sequence GTGAGCAAGCGCACCTTCCAGCCGAACAACCGTCGTCGCGCGAAGACCCACGGCTTCCGGCTGCGTATGCGTACCCGCGCCGGCCGCGCCATCCTGGCCGCTCGCCGTGGCAAGGGCCGCGCCAGCCTGTCCGCCTGA
- the rnpA gene encoding ribonuclease P protein component: MLPSENRLRRRQDFATAVKRGRRAGRPLLVVHLSRDGDPQGQTDRTSDSRPHVAEGTPSARAGFVVSKAVGPAVVRNLVKRRLRHLVRDRLSGLPAGSLIVVRALPQAATASYQDLERDLDAALKRLLRAEPAATAPTGAGR, encoded by the coding sequence GTGCTGCCCTCCGAGAATCGGCTGCGGCGGCGCCAGGACTTCGCGACCGCGGTGAAACGCGGTCGCCGGGCCGGTCGGCCCCTTCTGGTCGTCCATCTCAGCAGAGACGGTGACCCGCAGGGGCAGACCGACCGGACCAGCGACTCCCGCCCGCACGTCGCCGAGGGGACTCCTTCGGCGCGTGCGGGTTTCGTCGTGAGCAAGGCCGTTGGCCCGGCGGTCGTTCGCAACCTGGTCAAGCGCCGGTTGCGCCATCTAGTCCGTGATCGTCTGTCCGGGCTGCCCGCCGGTAGCCTGATAGTGGTGCGTGCGCTGCCCCAGGCCGCGACCGCGTCGTACCAGGATCTCGAGCGTGACCTGGACGCGGCGCTGAAGCGGTTGCTGAGGGCCGAGCCCGCCGCAACGGCGCCGACGGGAGCAGGGCGATGA
- the yidD gene encoding membrane protein insertion efficiency factor YidD codes for MKYLLMGLIRVYQWTISPLLGPVCRYYPSCSHYGYEAVKVHGAVKGGGLTVWRILRCNPWSPGGVDHVPPRKHPVWHRRLRDWLNSRSAADKSVTAISAGPDPEGPAPTGPERPIHLSKEPDR; via the coding sequence ATGAAGTACCTGCTGATGGGTCTGATCAGGGTCTACCAGTGGACCATCAGCCCACTGCTCGGTCCGGTGTGCCGCTACTACCCCTCCTGCTCGCACTACGGCTACGAGGCCGTCAAGGTGCACGGGGCGGTCAAGGGCGGCGGGCTGACCGTCTGGCGCATCCTGCGCTGCAACCCCTGGTCGCCCGGTGGGGTCGATCACGTCCCGCCACGCAAGCATCCGGTTTGGCACCGGCGTTTGCGAGACTGGCTGAACAGCCGGTCCGCCGCCGACAAGTCGGTGACCGCCATCTCCGCCGGTCCGGACCCCGAGGGCCCGGCGCCCACTGGCCCCGAGCGGCCAATCCACCTGTCCAAGGAGCCTGACCGGTGA
- the yidC gene encoding membrane protein insertase YidC — protein MTFGFLSPLYTAVSWIIVQFHSLYSNIFNPDGGWAWGLAIASMVVVIRICLIPLFVKQIKATRAMQAIQPKMKAIQERYKNDRQRQSEEMMKLYKEAGTNPFSSCLPIIVQAPFFTALYGVLSNVAKGHDIGVIHGDLLVSAGKAHIFGAPLSATFVSSPETSVKIVTAVMIVMMSLSQFVTQRQLMTKNVDLTVKTPFMQQQKMLMYVFPVMFAVMGINFPVGVLVYWLTTNVWSMGQQLVVIRNNPTPGSKAFQERQARLKKAGRLRADGTEIKGALWGMLPPSKAAIAEAASAAAVVEESVRAGRQQPRRQTKAQRQHGGATQATEPGADTPVEQPAEQPAEQPAEETVAADSGAKPAAAKQTAAKSGGTKQGTRQQPKRGGQRPKKKS, from the coding sequence GTGACCTTCGGTTTTCTGAGTCCCCTGTACACGGCGGTGTCCTGGATCATCGTCCAGTTCCACTCGCTGTACAGCAACATCTTCAACCCGGACGGTGGCTGGGCCTGGGGACTGGCCATCGCCTCGATGGTGGTCGTCATCCGGATCTGCCTGATCCCGCTCTTCGTGAAGCAGATCAAGGCGACCCGGGCCATGCAGGCGATCCAGCCGAAGATGAAGGCCATCCAGGAGCGCTACAAGAACGACCGGCAGCGCCAGTCGGAAGAGATGATGAAGCTGTACAAGGAGGCGGGTACCAACCCGTTCTCCAGCTGCCTTCCCATCATCGTCCAGGCCCCGTTCTTCACCGCCCTCTACGGCGTGCTGTCCAACGTCGCCAAGGGTCACGACATCGGTGTGATCCACGGCGACCTGCTGGTGAGCGCCGGCAAGGCGCACATCTTCGGCGCCCCGCTCTCCGCGACCTTCGTCAGCAGCCCCGAGACCAGCGTCAAGATCGTCACCGCGGTGATGATCGTGATGATGTCGCTGTCGCAGTTCGTCACCCAGCGCCAGCTGATGACCAAGAACGTCGACCTCACGGTCAAGACGCCGTTCATGCAGCAGCAGAAGATGCTGATGTACGTCTTCCCGGTCATGTTCGCCGTCATGGGCATCAACTTCCCGGTCGGTGTCCTGGTCTACTGGCTGACCACCAACGTCTGGTCGATGGGCCAGCAGCTGGTCGTCATCCGCAACAACCCGACCCCGGGCAGCAAGGCCTTCCAGGAGCGCCAGGCGCGCCTGAAGAAGGCCGGCCGGCTGCGCGCGGACGGTACGGAGATCAAGGGCGCGCTCTGGGGCATGCTGCCCCCGTCCAAGGCGGCCATCGCCGAGGCGGCCTCCGCCGCGGCCGTGGTCGAGGAGTCGGTCCGGGCGGGCCGCCAGCAGCCCCGTCGCCAGACCAAGGCCCAGCGCCAGCACGGCGGTGCCACCCAGGCGACCGAGCCGGGCGCGGACACCCCGGTCGAGCAGCCCGCCGAGCAGCCCGCCGAGCAGCCCGCCGAGGAGACCGTCGCGGCCGACTCCGGTGCCAAGCCGGCGGCCGCCAAGCAGACCGCGGCCAAGTCCGGCGGCACCAAGCAGGGCACCCGGCAGCAGCCCAAGCGCGGCGGCCAGCGGCCGAAGAAGAAGTCCTGA
- a CDS encoding Jag family protein: MTEGTTSAVEAEAAASAGESLISRLEQEGDIAADYLEGLLDIADLDGDIDMDVEGDRALVSIVSDGNDRALQRLVGQDGEVLEALQELTRLAVHRETGERSRLMLDIAGFRARKREELAALGAKAAEQAKSTGEQVKLRPMTPFERKVVHDAVAAAGLRSESEGEEPQRCVVVLPA, encoded by the coding sequence GTGACGGAAGGCACCACCTCCGCCGTCGAGGCCGAGGCCGCCGCCAGCGCCGGCGAGAGCCTCATCTCCCGCCTGGAGCAGGAGGGCGACATCGCGGCGGACTACCTGGAGGGTCTGCTCGACATCGCGGACCTCGACGGTGACATCGACATGGACGTCGAGGGCGACCGCGCCCTGGTCTCCATCGTCAGCGACGGCAACGACCGCGCGCTGCAGCGCCTGGTCGGCCAGGACGGCGAGGTGCTGGAGGCCCTGCAGGAGCTGACCCGGTTGGCTGTCCACCGGGAGACCGGCGAGCGCAGCCGCCTCATGCTGGACATCGCCGGCTTCCGGGCCCGCAAGCGCGAGGAGCTGGCCGCCCTGGGCGCCAAGGCCGCCGAGCAGGCCAAGAGCACCGGCGAGCAGGTCAAGCTGCGACCGATGACGCCGTTCGAGCGCAAGGTCGTCCACGACGCGGTCGCGGCCGCCGGTCTGCGCAGCGAGTCGGAGGGCGAAGAGCCCCAGCGGTGCGTGGTCGTGCTGCCGGCCTGA
- the rsmG gene encoding 16S rRNA (guanine(527)-N(7))-methyltransferase RsmG — protein MDTESAATGRPGADVNPDAEERAAEAAGAPEAPELDVLAEAPAAAREVFGDRFDAAVRYTELLATAGVRRGLIGPREVPRLWDRHVLNCAVLAELLPAGSTLCDVGSGAGLPGIPVALARPDVSVTLLEPLLRRTTFLEEVVRELALENVTVLRGRAEEMVGKLAVDVVTARAVAPLDRLAGWGLPLLRPHGQMLALKGDSAEQELADSRAGLAKLGAVEWSVISVGEGTLETSTRVIQVKAGESPGGVKAATRRAKVARAGRNAGAKNGAAGRGARRRGR, from the coding sequence ATGGACACGGAGAGCGCGGCCACCGGCCGTCCGGGGGCGGACGTGAACCCTGATGCCGAGGAGCGGGCCGCCGAGGCGGCCGGGGCACCCGAGGCACCCGAGCTGGACGTGCTGGCCGAGGCGCCGGCCGCCGCCCGGGAGGTCTTCGGCGACCGCTTCGACGCCGCCGTCCGCTACACCGAGCTGCTGGCGACCGCGGGTGTCCGGCGCGGGCTGATCGGCCCGCGCGAGGTGCCCCGGCTGTGGGACCGGCACGTGCTCAACTGCGCGGTGCTGGCCGAGCTGCTGCCCGCCGGCTCCACCCTGTGCGACGTCGGCTCCGGTGCCGGCCTGCCGGGCATCCCGGTGGCGCTGGCCCGCCCGGACGTCTCGGTGACCCTGCTGGAGCCGCTGCTGCGCCGGACCACCTTCCTGGAGGAGGTCGTCCGGGAGCTGGCGCTGGAGAACGTCACGGTGCTGCGCGGCCGCGCCGAGGAGATGGTCGGCAAGCTGGCGGTGGACGTGGTGACCGCCCGGGCGGTGGCGCCGCTGGACCGGCTGGCCGGCTGGGGCCTGCCCCTGCTGCGTCCGCACGGGCAGATGCTGGCGCTCAAGGGCGACAGCGCCGAGCAGGAGCTGGCCGACTCGCGCGCCGGGCTGGCCAAGCTGGGCGCCGTCGAGTGGAGCGTGATCTCGGTCGGCGAGGGCACCCTGGAGACCTCGACCCGGGTGATCCAGGTCAAGGCGGGGGAGAGCCCCGGTGGCGTGAAGGCCGCGACCCGACGGGCCAAGGTGGCCCGGGCCGGTCGCAACGCGGGAGCCAAGAACGGTGCCGCCGGCCGGGGTGCCAGGCGCCGCGGCCGCTGA
- a CDS encoding ParA family protein: MDDTPIARAAQAAVQAIGRAGEGLPRPAATRVIVVANQKGGVGKTTTTVNMAASLAMHGLRVLVVDLDPQGNASTALGIDHHAEVPSIYDVLVEGKPLADVVQPVVDVEGLFCVPATIDLAGAEIELVSLVARESRLQRAIAAYEQPLDYILIDCPPSLGLLTVNALVAGQEVLIPIQCEYYALEGLGQLLRNVELVRAHLNPALHVSTILLTMYDARTRLAAQVAEEVRTHFQNEVLSTAIPRSVRISEAPSYGQTVLTYDPGSTGALSYLEAARELALRAVGQGGSLVGQQRGGSGTGHGAPVAQHGTTEGHQ, encoded by the coding sequence ATCGATGACACGCCCATCGCGCGGGCTGCCCAGGCTGCGGTTCAGGCGATCGGCCGAGCGGGCGAGGGGCTGCCCCGGCCCGCCGCCACCCGGGTGATCGTGGTCGCCAACCAGAAGGGCGGGGTGGGCAAGACCACCACCACCGTGAACATGGCCGCCTCGCTGGCCATGCACGGGCTGCGCGTCCTGGTGGTCGACCTGGACCCCCAGGGCAACGCCTCCACCGCCCTCGGCATCGACCACCACGCCGAGGTGCCGTCCATCTACGACGTCTTGGTCGAGGGCAAGCCCCTGGCCGACGTGGTCCAGCCGGTGGTGGACGTCGAGGGGCTCTTCTGCGTCCCCGCCACCATCGACCTGGCCGGTGCCGAGATCGAGCTGGTCTCCCTGGTGGCCCGGGAGAGCCGGCTGCAGCGCGCCATCGCCGCCTACGAGCAGCCGCTGGACTACATCCTGATCGACTGTCCGCCCTCGCTGGGCCTGCTGACGGTCAACGCCCTGGTGGCCGGTCAGGAGGTGCTGATCCCGATCCAGTGCGAGTACTACGCGCTGGAGGGCCTCGGCCAGCTGCTGCGCAACGTCGAGCTGGTGCGCGCGCACCTCAACCCCGCGCTGCACGTCTCGACCATCCTGCTCACCATGTACGACGCCCGGACCAGGCTGGCCGCCCAGGTCGCCGAGGAGGTCCGGACCCACTTCCAGAACGAGGTGCTGAGCACGGCGATCCCGCGCTCGGTCCGCATCTCGGAGGCGCCCAGCTACGGGCAGACGGTGCTGACCTACGACCCGGGCTCGACCGGGGCGCTCTCGTACCTGGAGGCCGCCCGCGAGCTCGCGCTGCGCGCGGTCGGTCAGGGCGGCTCGCTGGTGGGTCAACAGCGGGGCGGCAGCGGTACGGGGCACGGCGCCCCGGTGGCACAGCACGGTACGACGGAGGGTCATCAGTGA